Part of the Anopheles coluzzii chromosome 3, AcolN3, whole genome shotgun sequence genome is shown below.
TCCGGCGAACTGTCATGCCGCTCGCTGGCCGAGGTagcggcaccaccaccaccggtgccGCCGCCAGCCGTGCCCGCGTGTTCGTCCTTCAATCGCTTGGACGAGTCACGGTCCTCCGAGCGCCGATGACGATGGTCACGGTCGCGGCTGTCCTCCCGATCGCGCTGATTATCGCGACTGTCCGCCCGGCTGCGGCGGGTCGGCGGCGAAGAGCGCTCCCGACTGTCCCCCCGCTGCCCGGCCGTACCCCTGTCCCGGCTATCCCCGCGCCGCTGGTAGTGGCGGGAACGGTCATCGCCCGGGCTGATCGGGCGCCGATCGGGCGATTTGCTCATGCTGCGACTGTACGAGCGCTGGAAGCGTCCGCGGTACCGTGGCCGGAACGGTGGCCTATCGCGACCACCACCCataccgccgccaccgccgcgcGGACCTCCCACGAACCGGTTGTCCCTGAAATCGCGGAATCCACCGCGCCGGTAGTGGCCGCGCGAATTGTTGAACCGATTGCCCCCGAACGGTCCCATCCGGTCGCCACCGTatccgccgccaccgccgccgccaccgcctccTCCCCCGCGGCCACCGCGATAAAATCGCCGATCGAAGCGGCGCCGTTCGAAGCTGCGCGATCGGGACCGGCTGCGCGAGTAGCTGCCGGAGCGCGATCGGCTAAACGAACGGGACCGCGATCGGCTGAACCGGCGCCGGAAACTGCCCGACCGCGACCGCCGTCGGTCGCTACGCGATCGCGAGCGCGACCGCGAGCTGCCATAGTTCCGGGTGCGCGATTTGCTGCGTGACCGGCGCATTGGCGGCGCAGCGGACGGTTCGGGCGGTTTCGAGCCGCCAGCCGCGGAAGGAGCATCAGCCGACGCGAGCCGGAAGTTGCCGAACTTGTCCAGCACCACCGGGCCCGACTTGACCGCTGGCATTTGTGCGGCGGTGGACGATGCCGCCTTCCCTTTCTCCGAGGGCCCGCCGCGATCGTCTCCGTAGCGACCTCCGCCACtagcgccgccgccgctgccaccgAACCGGCTGGAGGTGGTGCCGCGATCGTTCTGGGGCATTTTTCCACCGATGGTAAACGATGGACCGGCGCCGACCGACTCTTCGTCCGACTCGTTGCTAAACGGATGTTGCTTTAGGCCCAGGCCGGCCGTTAGGGTGGTGGCCGCAATCGGGGCCGGCTCCTTTGCCGGACGCTTGTCCTTGTTGAACATCATGCGCCACTTACCCTCCTTGGCGTTCTCGTCCCCACCGGGTGCAATGCCTGCCCGCTCCAAGTCCAACGCGTCGGTTGGTTTAGCTGAAAGAGGATAATAATGAAAAACCCGTTTATTACCCTCTGCAGTCGgaaagagttttctttttcgtgtACGCCTTACCTCGAGATGttccggcaccaccaccactaccagaACCGGTACCACCACCAAGCAGTGCGGACAATGCTTCGGCAACTGAACCGCCAACGGAAAGCTTCGAGCCGAGCTCATCCAGTACGgggaaattttcaaaaattctgcaacggaaaaagaagaaattccCCTTTCCTTAGTATCCAGAGCAAGAAacgtggaaaataaaaatgatgtgTAAGAACAAAACTCACTTCAGCGCTTCCCGCAGCTTATCCTTGTTGCCCAAACCGTCATCGTCGCCACCCTTGTCCTTTTTCTTCGATTTCTTCTTCTCGTCGGATTTGCGCTTTTTCTTGCTCTCCTTTTTGGCCTTTTTCtcgtccttcttcttcttcttcttcgactTGTCCTCCATCTGTTTGCGCTCCTTCTGATACTTACTTGCTTCGGCGACGAATCTACGAACCTTCTCTTCGTAGTTCTCTTCATCGCGTGGCATTTCTAGAAACTTGCGAACCTGTTCCAATGGTGAGAGGTAAAAAACAAGTCCGTTTTGTTAGGATTttgcagaaaacaaacaaaacaaaagcgtgCTGCATACCTTTTGCTCATAATCATCCATTGCCGACTGGCCGTGGCTAGAGCTGTGGCCGAAGACGCTGCTGCCCTGACCGCCGATGGGGTAGCCAACCATTTCGCCGGCCGACGGGCCGCCGCCGCGTCCACCACCGCCCGCCGACGACAGGCGCTTGCCCATCGGCGATATGGATTTTGGTTTCTTATCGTTCTTCGAGCGTTTGCGCTTCTTGTTGCGTGAGCCGGACGAATCTGCAATAAAGAAATTGCGAAGCGTGTGACAAAGCGGGCAAACGGGATGGTTTAATCTGATACcccgttgtttgtttgtttgtgttttttttttcatctaaaTAGTCAACAAAAGCGTTGCGAAGGACGATCGAGTCAGTCCGCTGGAAGTCGATAGAGGGATGATGCTTGGAGGATTGCATGCTCAACCGGTTGCTCGTTTAACTGAGTTCTCTTCCCCAACAAACCACTGGCAATAATCAGTAACCAAACACAGCATCCAAAACAGTCTCACAAAGTGCGTAGACACAAGAAGGAACCCGTTTCGTTTCGTCTTGGTTGCGCAGGTGAAGCATCATATGTAATGTCCGCTAATTGTATTGTACCTCAGTATCCTAGGTATGGTTGTGAATCCATCATGAGAGGccacgccaccaccaccactaccaccataGGGCAGGGTTAAGACGGTCCTACAatagaaagaaacacacacacaggcgacTCCGTGCTGCCGATCCGATTGTTGTGATTGATTGTGCAGGCGGCAGGCCGAGGGAACGTTCAAATGGCACTTTAGAGCATCCCTTGTTTCAGGCGTTCGCCCGCTTTCTTCTCCGGAAGGGCTAGTGCTGCGCGCAGTGTAGATAGTACTAGTACGAAGAGTTTGACTTTCTATTTTCTCTCATCAGCAAAGACTATCCGGGAAGATTTCAATACATAACGGCAGACGTCAGGGTAACGATTGGTCGAACGTCTGGCAATgctttgaacaataaattcatCTGTCTCATCATTTGTTTGTAACTTTTACAACCTAAAACATACGAATACAACTGCACTGTAGAAATGATCGTAGGaaacacaataaaaacagCGGATGAGACATGTAGGGCGAAACATGGTGGTTGTTAATTAATTTGGACAATTGAAACAAGTTCCTGATTTCAaggtaaaatgtaaaatgagaGAATGAGTTATaagaaattaattgtttttttcgaCACAGATAGCTTCCAGCgtgagctttttgttttgttaaattttgataatacaaataatgaaaaagCATCATTTCTACACACCACTCAAATGAACTGAACAATGCTTTAACCAACAGTAAGATTGTTAAGTGCGGAAAGTCCACAAAATAAATGCAACCGTTGCGAACGGACCGCGAGAACACAATCATGAAAACGGTTTTGATAGAttcacacaaaacgaattcTCCGTTCGTGCTAGAACCACATAACCTACCCGAACTGGTCGTGGatgcggtgctgctgctgctgctcgagtcGCTGCTCGAGTCGCTGCTGTCCGAGCTGTCCGTGCTGGAGTCGCTCGAGCTGCTGTGGTGCTTCTTGTGGCGCTTTTTGCGCtcctttttgctttccttcttgCGGTCCTTGCGCGAGGAGGGACCGTCCAGGTGGTCCCgcttgctgccgctgctgccagCACCGAACACACCACTTCCCCCCACACCGGACGTGTCCGGTTCCTGTTTGTTTCGGTCGCTTGACGATGGTTTTATAATGTTTAACGCTTGATGGGGTGGATGaaagtgtacaaaaaaaatgcagaaaATTAGTATAACGGAATGTTTTTGCCTAACACAAACAAGCACGTCCTTTCGGGGCGATCCTTAACTTACACGGCAGCTCCAATTCCGTTGGTTCCACGATTTGTTTACCGGTGAAGGGTTTCGATTTGAGAAAATCAAGCGAATTCTGAGCCTCCTCATGGTGCGGTATAATATTCAGACAGTCCTGGTACGCCTTCTTTGCCTCTTCGAAGCGATTCTCCTCCTCGTAGCTGCGCCCGAGCGCGACAAGCGTTTCGCCCATGTACTTACGCGCGTTCGCATGCGACGGGTTGAGCTTGAGGGCCGTTTCGAAGTCTTCCACCGCCTTCTTGAACGAGCCACTGTTTGCGTACAGTGCACCGCGGGCCACTAGCCCTTCCACGTTCCGTGGATCCATGCTCAGCGCCTTGTTGAGACATTGGAAGGCTTCCGAGTGGCGGCCTTCCTTGAAATGCTCAATTCCTTGAGCAACCGATCTGTTCGTTTGCAAATGATAGTTATTATAAAGTTTTAAATACACAGTGGATGTTACaatgcagtaaaaaaaattacaagaAATTGATATTTTAGGCATTCTTTAACACAAGAACTGCATAATGCATGAGGATTATTAACAAttctagaagaaaaaaaaacacatacctAAATGCCCATTTGCTGTTTTGCGAGTTCCGCAGCTCGGCGGCATACTCCTGCGAGGGATATCTTCCCTTTAAGCTCGACATGTTCGTATAGACCTCGTTAAAGTCTAAGCCGACCTCCTGGTACAGTTGCTCAATGTGATTGGGATCATTAAAAGATGGCGAGCTGTCTAAGAAATATTGATAATTCTGATCCTTTCGCTTTAAAGTGGTCCTGCGTAAAAGAAAGTGGAGATCGAAAAATATTTCCATTAAAAGTGTGAATCTCGGCAGCAAATGCATTTCGCACTGAACTCTGCATTAtaaagacaacaaaaaaaaatctattataGCACGTAAAGTAAAGCGACCTGTGGTTTGTTTACTATTTCTCCGGAATAAGCGCCAGCAGAGCCCTCCCCGCTGGCTGACACTTTTCCGGCAGACCAAATATTTATTCGAAATCAAAACGTGCAGGAAATATACGGAGCCTTGCTACCACCAACGGTATTGCTGCAGAGCTGCTGCTGAGGGAACGGGAGAAGCTAATCGAGGCAGAGCCGTTTGTATTCCCATTGTTTTCGTCCGTCCATCGATGGCACCGTGTCTGCAAGGGAATTTACTGGTGTAGACACGCAGCCAGCAACGCAACACTTACTTGTACACTTCTGGAATATCTTCCTTTGACAACAACCCATACACAACCGTATCCGGCGCTCGGCTTTTCGAGGTGCGCTTCATCGAACAAATCAAACGGCGTGCATCGGGCGCAACATCGATTACCTCGCAGCAGATCATATCATTGACAAAGTAGTTCTTTGGTGCGCCGGGATCCTTATCCGGCGTCAACACTTGATCGCTCGCAACGGTTCCCTACAAAATAGGTGAATACagattagagagagagagagcgcgtaATGATCTTCGTTCGATTCCGTGCATTACCTTGATGAGTTTGTTTCGAACGAAAGAGGTGACATTTCCCACTATAAGAAGCGGTCGAAAGGCAATTCCACCAAAATTTTTGAACATTGTCACCGTACCATACACCACATCGCCTGGTAGCACGGTCTGAGGAGAGGAAGCAGCGGTTAAATTCGAACGGGAAAGGGCACTCGGCGCGCTCGGCAAGTGGCGGACCAAATGGTTAATACCTCTAGCAGATGTGCCGTACTTCCGTCTGCTTCCGTGTCCAAAAAGGTATCCATTGGGGGTATGGCAAAGTGGTTACCTATAATGGTAGTCAGACCGGCGCAGCAGGTCAACGTAAAGAAGCGTTTAGTGTGTGATGTTAAGGTTTGTTTACCAACCATGCGCCCCGCAATGTTGCTTCCTTCAGCAACTTTCTTATCAGTTGCTTTGGAAGTTTCAGGGAACTTACTTTGTCTGTAATCAATTTCCGGCTCCCGGGCGGAATGCTGCGTATCAGCGCCGTACAGTACGTTCGCTTTCCGCGCCATGAACTGTTGCAGCTTCAAGCGTTTCGCTCGATCTTGCAGGGTAAAGTGCTTCTGCCGCGCCATGTAGACGGAGTAATCCAGATTGGCGTCGATACCGAGCGCCAGCAGTTCGTTCTGCCGTCGCTCGGTTTCCCATATCTTTTGCAACGGTCTGCCGTGGTAGACTAGTGCTTGCTGGATCAGCTCACGGCTTAGCGCCGGCCTGGAGCTCATAGCGTAGTCGTTGATGTTTTGGCACACGGTGCACAAGATGCTTATTTTATCGTAGACGGCACAACGATTATCCCTAGTTAGCGGGGTACGATTCACGTAAattcacacttttgtttaacTATTCACATACATTCAAACACAGGGTTATGCTTCGGCAGATTGCTCGATGTTAGCGAGACAGCGGTGGTCGCATCTTTCGTTTGCCGTCGTGCTCCATGGAGTTAGCAACTGATTTGTGATGATCGATTCATATTACAGCGTGCGCTTGATTTTTAATACTATACGACAGCGTTTATGATTAATTTTCGACAAAAGATTACATCGGACtgcaaaacaatcaataaatTGTGTATTGCCGGTAACGTAAAAACCTTTCACAGGCAAACATCTTCCCGGAAGAAAAGATGGCTGACTGAATCCCCCCACGCCCCACCTAGAGCACCCAGGATGCTATTGTTTGTTGAGTTCAGGGCGAGGTGTTTGATCTGTAATTACCTGCATTCGTTCCAATGAACAGAGTCAGCTTATGTCCTAATCCTTTGCTCCGGGTTTCACTGCAGTTTTTCAATGTTGTTTTTGCACTTCCAAAGCGAGCAATACACGAGAAAAAATCTTCCATCCAGCTATCGGCGTCGGAAAGATTGTTCTTGCCTCGAGTTGCCTTCCAATACCACCATATTGGATTTTGATTACATGAATGTGACAGCTTCTGGTGACAGCGCACAGTGGGATATTGGTCATTGCACCACATCGAAACTGCAATAATCGTCGAAAATCAAAATTGGAATAAATTTTCCAATGGAAACATGTAAATatttctagttttttttttaagataaaCATAACATTTGTCACAGTTTTCTaaaagtttgaaaaaaaaaaaacgaaaaaatagaACTGGTTGACATTTTTTTACCCTTTGCGGAAACGGGAAATAGGTATTGTCTGGCAGCACTGAAATTTGCTAGAAGCCAGCAGGAGTGAAAGCGTCGCCCCAGCGAAGAATAAgtattttgtagtttttggCTAAATTCTTGTGTTGATATTCACTTTACCAGGTGTAAAGAACATGCATAAGGCCTAACAATTGCGATATCAATAGATTGGtaagtttaaataaattattttctttatttctgaTGTCAGGCCTTTAGTTTAGAGCTAGATGATTTGTTTGGAATGATCAGCTTCATTTGCTTTTTATTCGTGGTCATCTTTGCTGTAACGGGAAATGTGAAGCTACTGTTGTGtacgaaattaaacaaaatagcaACACAATTAGCAATGCTGGACTGTTCTGAAAATGTCTGCATTAGTCACGGAATGTCGAACTTGTACTGTAATATGTTTAGCTAGTTTGCTTCCGGCTTGGACCCTATCCATGAAGatggacgtttttttttatgaggATGGCCTATCATGATGTATCGGCCAGGAATGTCCATGATTGTTCTAAAAGATTGGCACCATTGTGAAGCCGTTCGTAGGGCTCATTCATACAGCTCCATTATGCTTCCCAACATCTTGCTGTCCCAGAAGCATTTTTAAGCGCCTTACTCCTCCAAAACCACGGTTAACCACAAAAGTGTATGCATGTACTGGATCTACCAATACCCTAATTATCTTCAAGGACAGTATACTTGTACGCCTCAAAAGTGCATTCATCAAAATACATCGATGCCTTAACCCAAACAACCTGAATCCGATGGATCAAAATTCGCTAGTTCCTGTAAGGTGGCGTAAATGTGCAATTTGACGATCGCTTGTATATGACTGATCGTATGGTTAGCTCTAGCCTTTTGGAATAACATATTTGTAAACTTGTAAATCATGTGACAGACAGGGTTTCGTGCGGGCCCCAAACGCTTCCATTGCTTTTTAAGGTCCTGGCGGTAGATTAGTTTAACGTCTAGTTACGCTTTATATCTGGTACATTAGTTGTAAGAACTTTTGAATCAAAAAGCGACGGGAATCTATCGTCCATTGATCATAGCGTTTATGAATAAacatcttttgttttgtctaCTAGTCGGTCATACGATTCATTGGACGACCCGACCTGGAATCGTTTGCAAGCTtattggaatcgattctgaatCGATTCTGAGTGTGTCATCTAGTACGCACGACGTTATTAAGTCGTTATCAAGTCCAATCAGTGGATGCAACGAGTTTGGGTTAGTGGTGGGACATACGATTCATTTGACGACTCGACCTGGGGTTGGGAATCGGAATAGATTCTGATCCGTGGGTCCAGTGAATGCGCTAGGTTCGAGTCGGAATCAAATTCGCCCCGTAGATGCAGCGAGTTCTGGTCGGGCCTAGGTCCTACTTTGATCATGACCCAATCCGAACTcactgcaccaacgggtcgaaATCTTGAAGAAATCCTATGTTTTCTTGTATGTAACTAACGGGTCGACCCGAATTCGGTACTTACGGTTCCGAATCTGTAGGGGCGACTCGGTCTTAGCTCGGCGCAGTTTAACGCCCTTATTTAACCGTCTTCACTTTAAACCCCATCACTGGCCTTTAGGCAGGTGACACACTAATGCCCACGCCCTGCCCACGGTAACCATGGTTGTCTTTGGTGGAAAGCCGAAGAAAGTCTCCAATTTTGTGAAATAAGAATAAAGGAAATGTAGCAATTAAATCAAAGACTATACTACTCACTTCACCAGTCAAAATCGCGAAACTGTGAAGGgattaaattaaacatcatacttaaataaaaaatcaaaaaccttaggtcattgaattagtgataggtaatccggagcggagtcatggatcaattccgactccggtgcgcaaaatatgactccgactccggatagGTCCGGATCAACCTAGATCattccggatcagtccggatgagtccggattactccggatcagtctggatcagtccggatcaatTTGGATcaatccggatcagtccggaatcagtccggatcagtccggatcagtccggatcagtccggatcagtccggaatCAGTTCGGATCAATTCGGATCAGTCTGtttcagtccggatcagtccggatcagtccggatcagtgcAGATCAGACCGGAttagtccggatcagtccggatcagtccggatcaatTCGGATCAGTCTGGATAATGCAGCGGTAAGAacctcgccgcatgcgattttgccgcaagcttttgtatgggatttgacattaTTGACAGCACTTGCGAATCTGCCGCATGCGGtgatgcggcaaaatcaaaatcatttgatattgccgcatcgccgcatgcgattttatttcagatgtcaaatgtcTAAAATTATATCAAATAATGATTGTCTttataaagaaacaacaaaatatcataaTAATACCTTGAAAAgctagaaaattgagaaaactcttttcttgccgcatgcggcaaaatcgcatgcggcgaggtTCTGACTAGAGTTgggcaaaacgcacaaaaaagcagaactgggtccggacgattccaacaaATTACGGACCCAGTTCCGAAGGGTAGGTTCAATCCGATAAGCCGGaaccgcccggaatcgtccggaatcgtctggaatcgtcggaatcgcccggaatcgcccggaatcgctcggaatcgcccggaatcgcccggaatcgcccggaaccgtccggaatcgcccggaatcgtctggaatcgtcggaattccatttcatttcatgtcatttatTCAGTGCATAACCTAATACAAATAGATACAAACTGTAACACAAGATGCTAGCGTCCATATCGAACGATATTGAGGAACTCAGTGGGCGACATTCCTGGCTTAAATGTACGACAGACAGCATTGACATATGCGCGGCGGCCGGAACGTGAACttgaatcgtctggaatcgtcggaacagtcggaatcgaccggaatcggctctacTATTCACTACTATCGATTGACTACGATTCCgcacgattccggacgattccggtcgattccgggcgattccagccaattccggtcgattctgactgttccgacgattccggacgattacgacgattccgcacgattccagacgatttcagacgattccggacgattccgaacgattccgacgattccgacgattccggacgattccgacgattccggacgatttcggacgattccggtggaactagcgattccttctctctggaatcggaatcggtatCATACTTGCCGGAACCGGAGCGGAACCGTGGGTGCGATCCGCGGAACCCATCTCTAGTTCTGACCGCTACCTGAGTCCGGAGGAGTCCGCATGAGTCCGGCTGAGTCAGAACAAGTCCGGTAGAGTCCGGGCGAGTAGTTTAGGTAGACGTTGCAATTGCTAATTCCCAAAATGACTGTTCATTATCGTTTAGACAATTCTTGATGAGTTCATTGACATTCAAGTAAGGCATCGAATATGTACGAAAAGGTGTACAATTAACGAACGGATCCGGACTCGGAGTCAAATGAGACCGAAGGTTTTCCCGTGAGCATACTAAATAGTTCAGCACATTATTTACGTTTTATATGTACACAATTCTTGCTTTTAAGGTCTTGTTAGTGTTATAGAATTTAGTGATTCTTTCTAATCTCAATATTTCCACTTCTTATACATAAACCATGGTAAGCAAATTTTCAACCGACCGTGCTATTTGGTTTAtcatttattgattatttcaGCGTTAAACC
Proteins encoded:
- the LOC120955959 gene encoding tetratricopeptide repeat protein 14 homolog — protein: MSSRPALSRELIQQALVYHGRPLQKIWETERRQNELLALGIDANLDYSVYMARQKHFTLQDRAKRLKLQQFMARKANVLYGADTQHSAREPEIDYRQSNHFAIPPMDTFLDTEADGSTAHLLETVLPGDVVYGTVTMFKNFGGIAFRPLLIVGNVTSFVRNKLIKGTVASDQVLTPDKDPGAPKNYFVNDMICCEVIDVAPDARRLICSMKRTSKSRAPDTVVYGLLSKEDIPEVYKTTLKRKDQNYQYFLDSSPSFNDPNHIEQLYQEVGLDFNEVYTNMSSLKGRYPSQEYAAELRNSQNSKWAFRSVAQGIEHFKEGRHSEAFQCLNKALSMDPRNVEGLVARGALYANSGSFKKAVEDFETALKLNPSHANARKYMGETLVALGRSYEEENRFEEAKKAYQDCLNIIPHHEEAQNSLDFLKSKPFTGKQIVEPTELELPSLNIIKPSSSDRNKQEPDTSGVGGSGVFGAGSSGSKRDHLDGPSSRKDRKKESKKERKKRHKKHHSSSSDSSTDSSDSSDSSSDSSSSSSTASTTSSDSSGSRNKKRKRSKNDKKPKSISPMGKRLSSAGGGGRGGGPSAGEMVGYPIGGQGSSVFGHSSSHGQSAMDDYEQKVRKFLEMPRDEENYEEKVRRFVAEASKYQKERKQMEDKSKKKKKKDEKKAKKESKKKRKSDEKKKSKKKDKGGDDDGLGNKDKLREALKIFENFPVLDELGSKLSVGGSVAEALSALLGGGTGSGSGGGAGTSRAKPTDALDLERAGIAPGGDENAKEGKWRMMFNKDKRPAKEPAPIAATTLTAGLGLKQHPFSNESDEESVGAGPSFTIGGKMPQNDRGTTSSRFGGSGGGASGGGRYGDDRGGPSEKGKAASSTAAQMPAVKSGPVVLDKFGNFRLASADAPSAAGGSKPPEPSAAPPMRRSRSKSRTRNYGSSRSRSRSRSDRRRSRSGSFRRRFSRSRSRSFSRSRSGSYSRSRSRSRSFERRRFDRRFYRGGRGGGGGGGGGGGGYGGDRMGPFGGNRFNNSRGHYRRGGFRDFRDNRFVGGPRGGGGGMGGGRDRPPFRPRYRGRFQRSYSRSMSKSPDRRPISPGDDRSRHYQRRGDSRDRGTAGQRGDSRERSSPPTRRSRADSRDNQRDREDSRDRDHRHRRSEDRDSSKRLKDEHAGTAGGGTGGGGAATSASERHDSSPDSPRAEKSSRQQRRSSSAGSQRSSGSTKIPHDIEGRWADDTDAKESEQKRQRHDNAESGGSHSNSGGGGGGGSAIPEDVSLEELEKMLAKARKERKEEMLERNKDLLKKSGNF